One window of Streptomyces sp. NBC_00273 genomic DNA carries:
- a CDS encoding DUF3558 domain-containing protein, producing the protein MQRKAVRGRVLPGIAMLTALAAGAAGLTGCTSGSSGGSTSDSKAGGNAAAPAQPGKYRSLPAPCRAATDSKKLKGMLPAGDSLTPEQRDQMYAGVADASYDGDRHVGCRWTGQSPEETRLLSVGFERVVSYDRSTTSDDDKAKQVYVRRLTDAKLPFPGPTASPTPAAPGPAAPNPAAPTPSAPAPGAPAPGTSASGAPASPSASPSAPVELGSRVLEGPGSDAFLEDKLSPAGASAAQSRTVRIVFRTSNVIVTIEYSVQPALPGTVPPSTETQDKARQLAQALAERFNE; encoded by the coding sequence GTGCAGCGCAAGGCGGTACGGGGGCGAGTCCTGCCGGGCATCGCGATGCTCACCGCGCTCGCGGCCGGGGCGGCCGGTCTGACCGGGTGCACCAGCGGCAGCAGCGGTGGAAGCACCAGCGACTCGAAGGCCGGCGGCAACGCCGCCGCGCCCGCCCAACCGGGGAAGTACCGCAGTCTGCCCGCGCCCTGCAGGGCCGCCACCGACAGCAAGAAGCTCAAGGGCATGCTCCCGGCCGGGGACAGCCTCACCCCCGAGCAGCGCGACCAGATGTACGCCGGTGTCGCGGACGCCTCGTACGACGGCGACCGGCACGTCGGCTGCCGCTGGACCGGGCAGAGCCCCGAGGAGACGCGGCTGCTGTCGGTCGGCTTCGAGCGCGTGGTCTCGTACGACCGGAGCACCACCAGCGACGACGACAAGGCCAAGCAGGTCTACGTACGCCGGCTCACCGACGCGAAGCTGCCCTTCCCCGGCCCGACCGCGAGCCCCACCCCGGCGGCTCCCGGCCCCGCCGCCCCCAACCCGGCGGCCCCGACCCCGAGCGCGCCCGCCCCCGGGGCACCCGCCCCGGGGACATCCGCCTCCGGAGCACCGGCGTCCCCCTCCGCGAGCCCGTCGGCGCCGGTCGAGCTCGGATCGCGCGTCCTGGAAGGCCCCGGCAGCGATGCCTTCCTGGAGGACAAGCTCAGTCCCGCGGGGGCCAGCGCCGCGCAGTCCCGCACCGTGCGCATCGTGTTCCGCACCTCGAACGTCATCGTCACCATCGAGTACAGCGTGCAGCCGGCACTGCCCGGCACGGTCCCGCCGAGCACCGAAACCCAGGACAAGGCGCGGCAGTTGGCGCAGGCCCTGGCCGAGCGTTTCAACGAATGA
- a CDS encoding RtcB family protein, translating to MSYVEVPGAKIPIRMWTDPASVEDSAMQQLHNVATLPWIKGLAVMPDVHYGKGATVGSVIAMKDAVCPAAVGVDIGCGMSAVKTSLTANDLPGDLSGLRSKIERAIPVGAGMHKEAVDPSRLYGFSEAGYEGLWSRFDYLADSVKFRHERAMKQIGTLGRGNHFIEFCLDQSDSVWLMLHSGSRGIGNELAAHHIGVARGLAHNQNLVDRDLAVFLAATPEMEAYRNDLFWAQEYAKYNRAAMMSLFKEVIRKEFRKAKVSFDHEISCHHNYVAEERYDGMDLLVTRKGAIRAGSGDYGIIPGSMGTGSYIVKGLGNEKSFNSASHGAGRKMSRTAAKKRFSARDLAEQTKGVECRKDSGVVDEIPGAYKSIEQVIDQQTDLVRVVAKLKQVICIKG from the coding sequence ATGTCGTATGTAGAGGTACCCGGGGCGAAGATCCCGATCCGGATGTGGACCGACCCGGCGTCGGTCGAGGACAGCGCGATGCAGCAGCTGCACAACGTCGCCACCCTCCCCTGGATCAAGGGTCTGGCCGTCATGCCGGACGTCCACTACGGCAAGGGAGCCACCGTCGGCTCGGTGATCGCCATGAAGGACGCGGTCTGCCCGGCGGCAGTGGGCGTGGACATCGGCTGCGGAATGTCGGCGGTGAAGACGTCCCTCACGGCGAACGACCTGCCGGGGGACCTGTCGGGGCTCCGGTCGAAGATCGAGCGGGCGATTCCGGTGGGGGCGGGGATGCACAAGGAGGCCGTGGACCCGTCGCGGCTGTACGGGTTCTCGGAGGCGGGGTACGAGGGTCTCTGGAGCCGGTTCGACTACCTCGCCGATTCGGTCAAATTCCGTCACGAACGTGCCATGAAACAGATCGGAACGCTCGGCCGGGGCAACCACTTCATCGAGTTTTGTCTAGATCAGTCAGATTCGGTCTGGTTGATGCTGCACTCCGGCTCCCGCGGCATCGGCAACGAGCTCGCCGCGCACCACATCGGCGTGGCCCGGGGCCTCGCGCACAACCAGAACCTGGTCGACCGGGACCTGGCGGTCTTCCTTGCGGCGACCCCCGAGATGGAGGCGTACCGAAACGACCTCTTCTGGGCTCAGGAGTATGCGAAGTACAACCGCGCCGCGATGATGAGCCTGTTCAAGGAGGTCATCCGCAAGGAGTTCCGGAAGGCGAAGGTCTCCTTCGACCACGAGATCAGCTGCCATCACAACTACGTGGCGGAGGAGCGGTACGACGGCATGGACCTGCTGGTCACGCGTAAGGGCGCGATCCGCGCCGGCAGCGGTGACTACGGGATCATCCCGGGCTCCATGGGCACGGGCTCGTACATCGTGAAGGGGCTCGGCAACGAGAAGTCCTTCAACTCGGCCTCGCACGGCGCGGGCCGGAAGATGAGCCGAACGGCGGCGAAGAAGCGGTTCTCGGCGCGGGACCTGGCGGAGCAGACCAAGGGCGTCGAGTGCCGCAAGGACTCGGGCGTCGTGGACGAGATCCCGGGCGCGTACAAGTCCATCGAGCAGGTCATCGACCAGCAGACCGACCTCGTGCGGGTCGTGGCCAAGCTCAAGCAGGTCATCTGCATCAAGGGCTGA
- the lysS gene encoding lysine--tRNA ligase, with protein MAQSSTETDWVSRFADEVIAEAERRAPGKPVVVASGLSPSGPIHLGNLREVMTPHLVADEIRRRGIEVRHLISWDDYDRYRKVPAGVPGIDESWAQHIGKPLTSVPAPAGSAYPNWAEHFKAAFVEAMAEMGVEYDPISQTEQYTNGVYREQVLFAMKHRGDIDAVLDQYRTKQKPGGKKPQQKQVDEAELEAAEGSGAAAEDDGSTGEGGYFPYKPYCGQCGKDFTKVTSYDDETTEMTYVCTEDEFTETVKLSEFNRGKLVWKVDWPMRWAYEGVIFEPSGVDHSSPGSSFQVGGQIVHIFGGEQPIGPMYAFVGISGMAKMSSSKGGVPTPADALKIMEPQLLRWLYARRRPNQSFKIAFDQEIQRLYDEWDKLEAKVADGSVLPADAAAHTRAVRTAAAELPRTPRPLPYRTLASVADITAGHDEQTLRILTDLDPTQPLTSLDEVRPRLDRAENWITTQVPADQRTLVREDADTELLSSLDDEGRESLRLLLEGLDTHWSLDGLTTLVYGVPKVMAGLEPDAKPTPELKVAQRTFFALLYRLLVTRETGPRLPTLLLAVGADRVRKLLAV; from the coding sequence GTGGCTCAGAGCAGCACCGAGACCGACTGGGTCTCCCGTTTCGCGGACGAAGTCATCGCCGAGGCGGAGCGCCGAGCACCCGGCAAACCTGTCGTCGTCGCGTCCGGACTCTCCCCCTCCGGCCCCATCCACCTGGGCAACCTCCGCGAGGTCATGACCCCGCACCTGGTCGCGGACGAGATCCGCCGCCGGGGCATCGAGGTCCGCCACCTCATCTCCTGGGACGACTACGACCGGTACCGCAAGGTGCCCGCGGGCGTGCCCGGCATCGACGAGTCGTGGGCCCAGCACATCGGCAAGCCGCTGACCTCCGTGCCCGCCCCGGCCGGATCCGCGTACCCGAACTGGGCCGAGCACTTCAAGGCCGCCTTCGTCGAGGCCATGGCCGAAATGGGCGTCGAGTACGACCCGATCAGCCAGACCGAGCAGTACACGAACGGCGTCTACCGCGAACAGGTGCTGTTCGCGATGAAGCACCGCGGCGACATCGACGCGGTCCTCGACCAGTACCGCACCAAGCAGAAGCCGGGCGGCAAGAAGCCCCAGCAGAAGCAGGTCGACGAGGCCGAACTGGAAGCCGCCGAGGGCTCCGGCGCCGCCGCCGAAGACGACGGCAGCACCGGCGAGGGCGGCTACTTCCCGTACAAGCCCTACTGCGGCCAGTGCGGCAAGGACTTCACCAAGGTCACCTCGTACGACGACGAGACCACCGAAATGACCTACGTCTGCACCGAGGACGAGTTCACCGAGACGGTCAAGCTCAGCGAGTTCAACCGCGGCAAGCTGGTCTGGAAGGTCGACTGGCCGATGCGCTGGGCCTACGAGGGCGTCATCTTCGAGCCCTCCGGCGTCGACCACTCCTCGCCCGGCTCGTCCTTCCAGGTCGGCGGCCAGATCGTGCACATCTTCGGCGGCGAACAGCCGATCGGACCGATGTACGCCTTCGTCGGCATCAGCGGCATGGCCAAGATGTCCTCCAGCAAGGGCGGGGTCCCCACCCCGGCCGACGCGCTGAAGATCATGGAGCCGCAGCTGCTGCGCTGGCTCTACGCCCGCCGCCGCCCCAACCAGTCCTTCAAGATCGCCTTCGACCAGGAGATCCAGCGGCTCTACGACGAGTGGGACAAGCTGGAGGCCAAGGTCGCCGACGGCTCCGTCCTGCCCGCCGACGCCGCCGCCCACACCCGCGCCGTCCGCACCGCCGCCGCCGAGCTGCCGCGCACCCCCCGCCCGCTCCCGTACCGGACGCTCGCCTCCGTCGCCGACATCACCGCCGGCCACGACGAGCAGACCCTGCGCATCCTCACCGACCTCGACCCCACGCAGCCGCTCACCTCCCTCGACGAGGTACGGCCGCGCCTGGACCGCGCCGAGAACTGGATCACCACCCAGGTCCCGGCCGACCAGCGCACCCTCGTACGCGAGGACGCCGACACCGAACTCCTGTCGTCCCTCGACGACGAGGGCCGCGAGTCGCTGCGACTGCTCCTGGAAGGCCTGGACACGCACTGGTCCCTCGACGGGCTGACCACCCTCGTCTACGGCGTCCCGAAGGTCATGGCCGGCCTCGAACCCGACGCCAAGCCCACGCCCGAGCTCAAGGTCGCACAGCGCACGTTCTTCGCGCTGCTCTACCGGCTCCTCGTGACCCGGGAGACCGGACCGCGACTGCCCACGCTGCTCCTGGCGGTGGGCGCCGACCGCGTGCGCAAGCTGCTCGCCGTCTGA
- a CDS encoding DUF3558 family protein, whose amino-acid sequence MHRSASRLTRVLACAAVPVILTVAGCSSDSGKETSSNGEKKSGSSSSAKPNPKSSKTLEKAAFAALPDPCKALQTPTIDTLVPEAKDKAGTAPKSNDVATRTSCSWNGLDEDGLKGSQYRWLSLSYFRYDSQATLGDASKRAEEQYNKEVEAAKTAEGAQDPKAEAVAEIGDQGTSVIYKVKKDGNDHFNTTVVARTQNVVVTLDYNGAGLEGAAAPDHAKLLQDAITAAKEAVTSVGATNKAPAEQSQSPQPQ is encoded by the coding sequence ATGCACCGATCAGCCTCGCGCCTCACCCGCGTTCTCGCCTGCGCAGCCGTCCCGGTGATCCTCACCGTCGCCGGGTGTTCGTCCGACTCGGGCAAGGAAACGAGCTCGAACGGCGAGAAGAAGTCCGGTTCGTCCTCGTCCGCCAAGCCGAACCCGAAGTCCTCCAAGACCCTGGAAAAGGCGGCCTTCGCCGCGCTCCCGGACCCGTGCAAGGCGCTCCAGACGCCGACGATAGACACGCTCGTCCCGGAGGCGAAGGACAAGGCCGGGACGGCGCCCAAGTCGAACGACGTGGCCACCCGTACCAGCTGCTCCTGGAACGGTCTGGACGAGGACGGTCTGAAGGGCTCGCAGTACCGCTGGCTCTCGCTCTCCTACTTCCGCTACGACTCCCAGGCCACCCTCGGCGACGCCAGCAAGCGTGCCGAGGAGCAGTACAACAAGGAGGTGGAGGCCGCGAAGACCGCCGAGGGTGCGCAGGACCCGAAGGCGGAGGCGGTGGCCGAGATCGGTGACCAGGGAACGTCGGTCATCTACAAGGTGAAGAAGGACGGCAACGACCACTTCAACACGACGGTGGTGGCGCGCACCCAGAACGTGGTGGTCACGCTCGACTACAACGGTGCGGGGCTGGAGGGGGCCGCTGCGCCGGACCACGCGAAGCTGCTCCAGGACGCGATCACGGCCGCCAAGGAGGCTGTGACCTCGGTGGGCGCGACGAACAAGGCGCCGGCGGAGCAGTCGCAGTCCCCGCAGCCGCAGTAG
- a CDS encoding DUF2637 domain-containing protein — protein MQLTRTHRILIGVVVAGAVVIAGIGFAGSYSAVRALALQKGFGSFSLVFPIGIDAGICVLLALDLLLTWLRIPFPLLRQTAWLLTAATIAFNGAASWPDPLGVGMHAVIPMLFVVTVEAARHAVGRIADITADRHMEGVRITRWLLSPVPTFKLWRRMKLWELRSYEQAVGMEQDRLIYQARLQARYGRSWRRKAPVEALMPLKLAKIGVPLAETTPEALAATGIEPAVLPPVEPQVQQVQQVQQVEQAQQAPALAAAPELVQQGQQAAQLVQQVQNPAGAPGAPGVPGVPGAAQHAPPPFAVDPTAMPAAHNSAWFAAPLAPQAAYEGGYNPQYVEGLEPTPVLPPMGPDEEQSASAQQDLSIPAPRQQEAPAEGPETPDEAEFAEAAYKVFCALVDEKQDYPSAEALDIHLSDGYGVTHPRSGSLLRRMIPAFKQRYHKDREAEHIA, from the coding sequence ATGCAACTGACTCGTACGCACCGGATACTCATAGGCGTGGTGGTCGCGGGAGCCGTGGTCATCGCGGGGATAGGGTTCGCGGGCTCGTATTCCGCGGTGCGTGCGCTCGCCCTGCAGAAGGGGTTCGGCAGCTTCTCGCTGGTGTTCCCGATAGGTATCGATGCGGGCATTTGTGTGCTGCTCGCGCTGGACCTGCTGCTGACGTGGCTCCGGATCCCCTTCCCCCTGCTGCGTCAGACGGCGTGGCTGCTGACGGCGGCGACGATCGCGTTCAACGGTGCGGCCTCGTGGCCGGACCCGTTGGGTGTGGGGATGCACGCCGTGATCCCGATGCTGTTCGTGGTGACGGTGGAGGCCGCTCGGCACGCCGTGGGCCGGATCGCGGACATCACCGCGGACCGGCACATGGAGGGTGTGCGCATCACGCGGTGGCTGCTGTCGCCGGTGCCGACGTTCAAGCTGTGGCGCCGGATGAAGCTGTGGGAGCTGCGTTCCTACGAGCAGGCGGTCGGCATGGAGCAGGACCGGTTGATCTACCAGGCGCGGTTGCAGGCGCGGTACGGGCGTTCGTGGCGGCGGAAGGCTCCGGTGGAGGCGCTGATGCCGCTGAAGCTGGCCAAGATCGGTGTGCCGCTGGCGGAGACGACTCCGGAGGCGCTGGCGGCGACGGGCATCGAGCCGGCGGTGCTGCCGCCGGTGGAGCCGCAGGTCCAGCAGGTCCAGCAGGTTCAGCAGGTCGAGCAAGCCCAGCAGGCCCCGGCGCTGGCGGCGGCGCCCGAGCTCGTGCAGCAGGGCCAGCAGGCCGCGCAGCTCGTGCAGCAGGTGCAGAACCCGGCGGGTGCGCCCGGCGCTCCGGGTGTTCCGGGTGTTCCGGGGGCTGCCCAGCACGCCCCGCCGCCGTTCGCGGTGGATCCGACGGCGATGCCCGCGGCGCACAACAGTGCGTGGTTCGCTGCGCCGCTGGCGCCGCAGGCGGCGTACGAGGGCGGCTACAACCCGCAGTACGTGGAGGGCCTGGAGCCGACCCCGGTCCTGCCCCCGATGGGCCCGGACGAGGAGCAGTCCGCGTCCGCGCAGCAGGACCTCTCCATCCCGGCTCCGCGCCAGCAGGAGGCTCCGGCCGAGGGTCCTGAGACCCCTGACGAGGCCGAGTTCGCCGAGGCGGCGTACAAGGTGTTCTGTGCGCTGGTCGACGAGAAGCAGGACTATCCGTCGGCGGAGGCCCTCGACATACACCTGTCGGACGGTTACGGCGTGACCCACCCGCGCAGCGGTTCGCTGCTGCGCCGGATGATCCCGGCGTTCAAGCAGCGCTATCACAAGGACCGTGAGGCCGAGCACATCGCTTGA